From Gaiellales bacterium, a single genomic window includes:
- a CDS encoding EAL domain-containing protein: MGRVRRHHGAIWWAAAAGAAAVAGWWLFAGTGTAWYWRAGPALVWLVLLAAAGAAALAGSRRGDRHAALARAVVASAPDAVVVVDDDGAVVEFNPAAERMFGRGRDAAVGRRLDDGMIEGYGVWSTEGRHEVTARRGNGEEFSAEVSTAPVVGLGEHLHVLHVRDLGDRRRSERAVSDLAAIVQSSDDAIVSLTLEGMIESWNPGAERLYGHPPAEAIGRPISLVEPRGRPGETPALLALVARGQHVESLETLRVRRDGSEVHVSVSVSPIVDAAGRVIGAAEIGRDITARKQVDRRVAYLAYHDDLTGLPNRLMFAEHLDLALARAQRHGREVAVLYVDLDGFKDVNDTYGHEAGDQLLRQVARRLERATRATDLVARHGGDEFLILAADLPADGEPSARAIANTIASHIEDALAAPAAVDGTTISAGGSVGIAVYPEDAGSRDELLRLADAAMYRSKERAGRSPGSPATGDVRAQVPLTARMQLALERNEFVLHYQPILRLEDMRMVGVEALIRWNHPDDGMLAPAAFIPVAERTDLITAISEWVVDEVCRVSRPWATGEMRIQAAVNLPIARWSSDSAERLLATIRASGLEPGQIVVEVSEASAMVEPDRTQAILHDLHRSGVKLAIDDFGTGHSSLSRLTEMPVSTLKIDRAFVRDIPGSTHANAIVTTIIQLARNIGAEALAEGIETPEQHEFLKREGCTLGQGFLFSPAVPADEIEPLFRRFVREPARR; encoded by the coding sequence ATGGGCCGAGTGCGACGGCATCATGGCGCGATCTGGTGGGCAGCGGCCGCCGGGGCCGCCGCGGTCGCGGGGTGGTGGCTCTTCGCCGGCACCGGCACGGCCTGGTACTGGCGGGCCGGCCCGGCGCTCGTCTGGCTCGTCCTGCTGGCCGCCGCCGGCGCCGCCGCGCTCGCCGGCTCCCGCCGTGGGGACCGCCACGCGGCGCTGGCACGCGCGGTCGTCGCCTCGGCGCCGGACGCGGTCGTGGTCGTCGACGACGACGGCGCGGTGGTCGAGTTCAACCCGGCCGCCGAGCGGATGTTCGGCCGCGGCCGCGACGCGGCCGTCGGCCGCCGCCTCGACGACGGGATGATCGAGGGCTACGGCGTGTGGTCGACGGAGGGGCGGCACGAGGTGACCGCCCGGCGCGGAAACGGCGAGGAGTTCTCCGCCGAGGTCTCGACGGCCCCGGTGGTCGGCCTCGGCGAGCACCTGCACGTGCTGCACGTGCGCGACCTGGGCGACCGGCGCCGCTCCGAGCGCGCCGTCTCCGACCTGGCGGCGATCGTGCAGTCCTCGGACGACGCCATCGTCTCGCTGACCCTCGAAGGGATGATCGAGTCGTGGAACCCGGGCGCGGAGCGGCTCTACGGCCACCCGCCGGCCGAGGCGATCGGCCGGCCCATCTCGCTGGTCGAGCCGCGCGGGCGGCCCGGCGAGACGCCGGCGCTGCTGGCGCTCGTGGCCCGCGGCCAGCACGTCGAGAGCCTCGAGACGCTGCGCGTGCGCCGGGACGGCTCCGAGGTGCACGTGTCGGTCTCGGTCTCGCCGATCGTCGATGCCGCCGGCCGCGTGATCGGCGCCGCCGAGATCGGCCGCGACATCACGGCCCGCAAGCAGGTCGACCGGCGGGTGGCCTACCTCGCCTACCACGACGACCTGACCGGCCTGCCGAACCGGCTGATGTTCGCCGAGCACCTCGACCTGGCGCTCGCCCGCGCCCAGCGTCACGGCCGCGAGGTGGCGGTGCTCTACGTCGACCTCGACGGCTTCAAGGACGTGAACGACACCTACGGCCACGAGGCCGGCGACCAGCTCCTGCGCCAGGTCGCCCGGCGGCTCGAGCGGGCCACCCGCGCCACCGACCTGGTCGCCCGCCACGGCGGCGACGAGTTCCTCATCCTGGCCGCCGACCTGCCGGCCGACGGGGAGCCGAGCGCCCGCGCGATCGCCAACACGATCGCCTCGCACATCGAGGACGCGCTCGCGGCGCCCGCCGCCGTGGACGGGACGACGATCTCGGCGGGCGGCAGCGTCGGGATCGCCGTCTACCCCGAGGACGCGGGCAGCCGGGACGAGCTCCTGCGGCTGGCCGACGCCGCCATGTACCGCTCGAAGGAGCGCGCCGGCCGCTCCCCCGGCTCACCCGCGACCGGCGACGTCCGGGCGCAGGTGCCGCTCACCGCCCGCATGCAGCTGGCGCTCGAGCGCAACGAGTTCGTGCTCCATTACCAGCCGATCCTGCGCCTCGAGGACATGCGCATGGTCGGCGTGGAGGCGCTCATCCGCTGGAACCACCCCGACGACGGGATGCTGGCCCCGGCGGCGTTCATCCCCGTGGCCGAGCGCACGGACCTGATCACCGCGATCTCGGAGTGGGTGGTCGACGAGGTCTGCCGCGTCTCCCGCCCGTGGGCGACCGGCGAGATGCGCATCCAGGCGGCCGTGAACCTGCCGATCGCGCGCTGGAGCAGCGACTCCGCGGAGCGCCTGCTGGCGACGATCCGGGCGAGCGGGCTCGAGCCCGGCCAGATCGTCGTCGAGGTGAGCGAGGCGAGCGCCATGGTCGAGCCCGACCGCACCCAGGCGATCCTGCACGACCTGCACCGAAGCGGGGTCAAGCTCGCGATCGACGACTTCGGCACCGGCCACTCGTCGCTCAGCCGGCTCACGGAGATGCCGGTGTCGACGCTCAAGATCGACCGCGCCTTCGTCCGCGACATCCCCGGCAGCACCCATGCGAACGCGATCGTGACGACGATCATCCAGCTCGCCCGCAACATCGGCGCCGAGGCGCTCGCCGAGGGCATCGAGACGCCCGAGCAGCACGAGTTCCTGAAGCGCGAGGGCTGCACGCTCGGCCAGGGCTTCCTCTTCAGCCCCGCCGTGCCGGCGGACGAGATCGAGCCGCTGTTCCGCCGGTTCGTCCGCGAGCCCGCCCGGCGCTAG